From a region of the Lactuca sativa cultivar Salinas chromosome 4, Lsat_Salinas_v11, whole genome shotgun sequence genome:
- the LOC111902273 gene encoding presenilin-like protein At2g29900, producing the protein MDQSQRPKGILHSLGEEIIRIITPVSICMFLVVILVSILDADSSSSPSFTTIATIAYDETTSDTEWDKFKGALLNSLVFVTVVTLVTFLLVLLFYFRCTGFLKYYMGFSAFLVLGFMGGEIALFLIQVFNFAIDCFTYVLLLFNFTIVGVLAVFMSKIPIFLTQSYMVIIGVLTAYWFTMLPEWTTWVLLVAMALYDLAAVLLPVGPLRLLVELAISRDEDIPALVYEARPIIDHGNTTIVQRRVWREPVNPESHIESSQNEVSIANVEQGQGDELRAPLMEPLGENMVLEGIGLGASGAIKLGLGDFIFYSVLVGRAAMYDFMTVYACYLAIIAGLGITLILLALYQKALPALPVSVLLGVLFYVLTRVFLEEFIVQCSSNLLMF; encoded by the coding sequence ATGGACCAATCTCAAAGGCCCAAAGGCATTCTTCATTCTCTAGGCGAAGAAATCATCAGAATCATAACCCCAGTTTCAATCTGCATGTTCTTAGTGGTCATCTTAGTCTCTATATTGGATGCCGACTCATCAAGCTCTCCTTCATTCACCACCATAGCCACCATAGCTTACGACGAAACCACATCTGATACAGAATGGGACAAATTCAAAGGCGCCCTCTTAAACTCCCTCGTATTCGTCACTGTCGTTACTCTCGTCACTTTCCTACTGGTACTCCTTTTCTACTTCAGGTGCACAGGCTTCTTAAAATATTACATGGGTTTCTCCGCTTTCCTGGTGTTAGGGTTCATGGGTGGTGAAATTGCCCTTTTCTTAATCCAAGTTTTCAATTTCGCCATTGATTGTTTCACTTACGTCTTGTTATTATTCAACTTCACAATCGTTGGCGTTCTCGCGGTTTTCATGTCGAAAATCCCCATCTTTCTGACTCAATCCTACATGGTGATTATTGGGGTTTTGACTGCTTATTGGTTTACAATGCTCCCTGAATGGACCACTTGGGTCCTTTTGGTTGCCATGGCTTTATACGATCTTGCTGCTGTTTTGTTACCCGTTGGTCCATTGAGGTTATTAGTCGAGCTCGCTATATCAAGAGACGAAGACATCCCTGCTCTCGTTTATGAAGCTAGACCAATAATCGATCATGGAAACACTACCATTGTTCAAAGAAGAGTATGGAGAGAGCCTGTTAACCCCGAATCACACATTGAAAGCTCTCAAAATGAGGTAAGTATAGCCAATGTTGAACAAGGTCAGGGTGATGAGCTCAGGGCTCCATTGATGGAGCCATTGGGTGAGAACATGGTTCTTGAAGGGATTGGATTGGGTGCATCGGGTGCTATAAAGCTTGGTTTAGGGGACTTCATCTTCTACAGTGTGTTGGTAGGGAGGGCTGCAATGTATGATTTCATGACAGTTTATGCGTGTTATCTTGCCATTATTGCAGGTCTTGGTATCACTCTTATTCTTCTTGCTTTGTATCAAAAAGCTTTGCCTGCTCTTCCTGTATCTGTTTTGCTTGGAGTCTTGTTTTATGTCTTGACTCGGGTGTTTCTTGAAGAATTCATAGTACAGTGTTCTTCAAATCtcttgatgttttga